Below is a genomic region from Candidatus Deferrimicrobiaceae bacterium.
TAGGTGTCGGTCACCCGCGTCAGGATCTCCGCCTCTTCGCGGGGGAAGTAGCGGAGCCCGGACAGGTCCTGGAGGGAGGTGATGCGATGGGAGAGCTGCCACCGATAATCGTTCCATTGCTCCCTCGTCACCTGGGGCCAAGGAAGGCCGACGGGGTTGGTGTCTCCGGACGTGCTGCGCAACGGTACCGAATCGTCTTCCCGATTCGTTTCCATGTTCCTCCTCGCGTATTTCCGCTTCCGGGGTTGGTTGCCAGGGTTCATTGCGGTGTCACCGCCCGCTCGCCTTGACCCAGAGGAAGTCGACCGGACGCTTCCCCTTGTTCGAAAACGCATACTCCTGCTCCGCGCGGAAGTAGAGGTTTTCCCCCTTTCGGGCGATGAAGGTCACCTTTCCCAGCCGAAGGCCCAGCCTCCCGGAAAGGATGAACACGTAGTTTTCCCCCTCGTGCGCCGGTTCGGGCAGGGTTTCCCTCCCCGACCGGATCACCGCCCGGTAGGCCACGATGGTCCGGTACCGGCTCTTGGGAAGAAGGGTGTCGAAGGCCTGGTATCCCGTGACGTCGGAGGGAAGGGAATCGCTTTTCCGGAAAAGGACCTTCTCCTCGTCGTCCTCGGCAAAAAAAGAGGAGGGCGTCTCGCCCAGCGCCGAAAGGATCTCGAGAAGGTTTGCCACCGCCGGGGAGGCCAGGTTCCGCTCGATCTGCGAGATCGCTCCCTTGGTGAGGCCCGCGCGCTCGGCGAGATCGGCCTGGGAGAGGCCGTTGATCTGGCGAAGATGCTTGATCCGGGCCCCGATATCGATCATAGAACTTTTTATTAAACCTCTCGTTTAGTAATCTATCCGTATTGTAGGAAAGCGGATTCCCTCTGTCAATAGAAATCCATATGGAATTGCAAAGAAATTTCATTGGGAGATTTCTCGCGTCATGCGTGGGGGGGAAGGTTTTCTATACCCGCAAAACCGGTTTCCGCGCGGGGTTTCCCCCGTCCCCCGCTTCGGTGTCCGCGGATTTCCGCGCGGACCCTTCGCGGGAGCGGAGAAATCGTTTTGACAGCGCGGATCGAATCGGAGAGAATGGGAAACCGCAAGGTGGGGGAGTAGCTCAGTTGGGAGAGCACCACGTTCGCAACGTGGGGGTCGAGGGTTCAATCCCCTTCTCCTCCACCATCCTTCCCTCTCGGGGCGAAGGATGGTGCCCGCCGAAGCGTCGTCGAGGGCGGGCTTTCCTCTTTCGGGCTTCGCGCGGCAATCCGCCTTTCTTCCTTTCTTATCGGTAGAAGCGCGATCCATGTTGCCGAATTCTTGCTTGATTTCCAGAATTTTTTTTAACAGGGGGATCCTCTGCGGCGGAAGGACCCTGGCTCGCGGGGGGCTTCCGCTCGGCTACGCTCGCGATCTTCGCCCGCTCGCTGCCGGTTCCGCTCGACGCAATTTCCTCCTCGCTCCACAGGCCGCCTCGCGGAACCCCCCGCTACGCCCCGGGTCCTCCGGTTGCTGACGCCCTCGTGTCAGGGCGCACCGTGGGCGGAGCAACCGAGGAAGGGGGTTCCTTGGCGAAGTCGCTCGACTTGCGATGCACCCGCAAGTCTGCGCTTGACCTTCCTCCCGGAAAGCTCCGCCCAGCGTCTCGGGTTCCGTTCCGGAAGAGGCCGTGCAACGAAGCCGGCGGGGATGCAGCGGTCCTCGAATGCCGGGATCTTCCGGGAATGGAGCCCGGGAGGCCGGCCCCCCATCCTTCGGCTGCTCTGCCGCCTGCGCGCCCTGCGGCATGCGCCATCCGAGATGTCCGCGGGGAATGACGTCGAGCGGTCGCGGGGACCCCGGAGGCGAAGCCGCTCCCGCTCCTTGCCCGGGGGGCAGATGGCGGCGCCCCCCCATGGAGGGGCGTTGGCCCTTACCCGTCGGCGGTTCCTCCGGTAGAATCGGGGGAAGATGAATCCTCCTTCCGCACGTTACGTGTTCGTGGAAGTGGCGGTGCCGCTTCCGATCGATCACCCCTTCACCTACCGCGTTCCTCCGGGGCAGGAGGCGCGCGCCCGTATCGGGGTCCGCGTCCTGGTCCCGTTCGGGCGCCGGAAGGTCACCGGGTTGATCACCGCGTTCACGGACGGTTCCTCCCTGGGCGGGCGCGAGGCCCGGGAGGTCCTCGCGTTCCTGGACGAAGAGCCGTACGTCTCTCCCGCTCATCTCGCGTTTCTTGCCGCCGCCGCCCGCGAGTGCCTGGCCCCCCTGGGCGAGATGCTGCGGGCGGCGCTCCCCGGCGGGCTTCCGCGGCGGGAGGCGCCGGCGTCCCCGAGAACGGAGGCGGTGTACCGGGCCGCGGACGGCGCACCGGACGCGGCCCTGACCCCCAAGCAGCGCAAGGTGTACGCGGCCGTCCTCGATGCGGGGGAGATCTCCGCGCCGGATTTGGCGGGGATCGTGCCCGGAGGATCGGAGGTCGCTCGAAGGCTGGCCGCGAAGGGGATCCTCGCCGCCTCGTCGCGGGAAAAGTCTTATGCGCTCTCCGCTCCCCATATCCTCGACGCCTCCGGGACGCTTGTCCCCACCCCCCACCAGGAGGCGGCCCTCGCCAGGACCGGCGTCGCCCTCGCGTCCGGAGGGTTCGCCGCCTTCGTTCTCCACGGGATCACCGGGTCGGGGAAGACCGAGGTCTACCTGAGAGCGATCGAGCAGGCCCGGCTCACCGGGAGGCAGACGGTATATCTGGTCCCCGAGATCGCGCTCACCCCGCAGCTGCTGGGCCGCGTCCGGACCCGGTTCGGGGAGGGGGCGGCGGTCCTCCACAGCGGGCTCGCGAGGGCCGAGCGCGCATCCCAATGGCGAAGGATCCGGGCGGGCGAGGTTTTCCTTTGCATCGGGGCGCGCTCCGCCGTCTTCTCTCCCTTTGCGTCCCCGGGGCTGTTCATCGTCGACGAGGAGCACGATTCGGCCTACAAGCAGGAGGAGGGGATCCGCTACCAGGCGCGGGATCTTGCCGTGATGCGCGCGAAGATGGAGGGAGCGGTCGTCCTGTTGGGCTCCGCCACACCCTCCGCGGAGTCGATCCATCTCGTCCGGACGGGGGAAGCGACGCTCTTGTCCCTTCCGGAAAGGATCGGCGCGAGGGCTCTTCCCGTGGTCTCCGTCGTGGATCTGAAAAGCCAGG
It encodes:
- a CDS encoding helix-turn-helix domain-containing protein, which gives rise to MIDIGARIKHLRQINGLSQADLAERAGLTKGAISQIERNLASPAVANLLEILSALGETPSSFFAEDDEEKVLFRKSDSLPSDVTGYQAFDTLLPKSRYRTIVAYRAVIRSGRETLPEPAHEGENYVFILSGRLGLRLGKVTFIARKGENLYFRAEQEYAFSNKGKRPVDFLWVKASGR
- the priA gene encoding primosomal protein N', giving the protein MNPPSARYVFVEVAVPLPIDHPFTYRVPPGQEARARIGVRVLVPFGRRKVTGLITAFTDGSSLGGREAREVLAFLDEEPYVSPAHLAFLAAAARECLAPLGEMLRAALPGGLPRREAPASPRTEAVYRAADGAPDAALTPKQRKVYAAVLDAGEISAPDLAGIVPGGSEVARRLAAKGILAASSREKSYALSAPHILDASGTLVPTPHQEAALARTGVALASGGFAAFVLHGITGSGKTEVYLRAIEQARLTGRQTVYLVPEIALTPQLLGRVRTRFGEGAAVLHSGLARAERASQWRRIRAGEVFLCIGARSAVFSPFASPGLFIVDEEHDSAYKQEEGIRYQARDLAVMRAKMEGAVVLLGSATPSAESIHLVRTGEATLLSLPERIGARALPVVSVVDLKSQAARRGADRYFSAELENAVEETLSRGEKAMLFLNRRGYAPALTCLDCGTNVQCRNCQVSLTFHKQDGVLLCHYCGAKEPPPERCGACGGHKVAQVGIGTERLVAWAAKRWKEARVARLDSDLGRKRGFYGEVLSLMHRGEVDILVGTQIIAKGHDFPAVTFVGVLLADQSLSFPDFRSAERTFQILTQVSGRAGRGDRPGRVIIQTLSPEHVCIRKVAEHDFHGFMEAELAERESLGYPPFGRMILIRFWGPKLDRVQEAAGEVAEALSRPLAEAGIRMLGPAPSPIARVKKKYRYQILLKMPARFAVADFFPERLRPLRDLAKKAGVRMEADVDPYNLMV